The following are from one region of the Nicotiana tomentosiformis chromosome 7, ASM39032v3, whole genome shotgun sequence genome:
- the LOC104086100 gene encoding high mobility group B protein 1, protein MKGGKGKGALRKETRSALKPVEDRKMGKRKATLNDKRKAKKDKKAKKDPNKPKRPPSAFFVFLEEFRKTFKKENPNVKAVSAVGKAGGEKWKSMSAAEKAPYEAKAAKRKSEYEKLMNAYNNKQPESSDDDGEEEESERSKSEVHDEDAEGSGQGEEEEEEDDEEEEDEDDD, encoded by the exons ATGAAGGGTGGAAAAGGAAAAGGGGCGTTGAGAAAAGAAACAAGGTCTGCACTGAAGCCTGTTGAGGACCG AAAGATGGGGAAGAGAAAGGCTACGTTGAACGATAAACGGAAGGCCAAGAAGGACAAAAAGGCCAAGAAAGATCCTAATAAGCCTAAGAGGCCTCCCAGCGCCTTCTTCGTATTTCT TGAAGAATTCAGGAAGACGTTTAAAAAGGAAAATCCTAATGTGAAGGCTGTATCAGCT GTCGGGAAAGCTGGAGGGGAGAAGTGGAAATCTATGAGCGCAGCT GAAAAAGCACCATATGAAGCCAAAGCAGCAAAAAGGAAGTCTGAGTATGAAAAGCTCATGAATGCTTACAACAACAAGCAG CCGGAAAGCTCAGACGATGATGGCGAAGAAGAAGAATCTGAGAGGTCAAAATCGGAGGTACATGATGAAGATGCGGAGGGCAGCGGACAG ggtgaagaagaagaggaggaggatgatgaggaggaggaagatgaggATGATGATTGA